A region of Granulicella sibirica DNA encodes the following proteins:
- the rpsE gene encoding 30S ribosomal protein S5 has protein sequence MALKQKLDANRLNLKDEVVSINRVTKVVKGGKNMSFAALVVVGDPGEGVVGYGSGKAKEVPQAIRKGIEAAKKNLHKVNLTDTTIPHQVLGHFGAGSVMLKPAPEGTGIIAGKTVRAVMTSAGVQNVLTKSLGSANPHNVIKATFDALIQLRNKAEVAALRGKSVDEL, from the coding sequence ATGGCACTCAAGCAAAAGCTCGATGCGAACCGCCTCAACCTCAAGGACGAGGTCGTCTCCATCAATCGCGTCACCAAGGTCGTCAAGGGCGGTAAGAACATGTCCTTCGCCGCGCTCGTCGTCGTCGGGGATCCCGGCGAAGGCGTCGTCGGCTACGGCTCCGGCAAGGCGAAGGAAGTCCCCCAGGCTATCCGCAAGGGGATTGAAGCCGCCAAGAAGAACCTGCACAAGGTCAACCTCACCGACACCACGATCCCGCACCAGGTGCTCGGTCACTTCGGAGCCGGTTCGGTCATGCTGAAGCCCGCCCCCGAAGGTACCGGAATCATCGCCGGTAAGACGGTTCGCGCCGTCATGACCTCGGCCGGTGTGCAGAACGTTCTCACCAAGTCGCTCGGTTCCGCGAACCCGCACAACGTCATCAAGGCCACGTTCGACGCTCTCATCCAGCTTCGCAACAAGGCCGAAGTCGCCGCCCTGCGCGGTAAGTCGGTCGACGAGCTCTAA
- the rpmD gene encoding 50S ribosomal protein L30 yields the protein MADIAKIKLQYFRSVICTPVKHKLVVKGLGFTRLNQIVEREDTPSIRGMVAKVPHLVRVVN from the coding sequence ATGGCAGACATCGCCAAAATCAAGCTGCAGTACTTCCGCTCCGTCATCTGCACGCCCGTCAAGCACAAGCTCGTCGTCAAGGGCCTCGGCTTCACGCGCCTCAATCAGATCGTCGAGCGCGAAGACACCCCCTCGATCCGTGGAATGGTGGCCAAGGTGCCCCATCTCGTACGCGTCGTCAACTAA